The following proteins are co-located in the Streptomyces bottropensis ATCC 25435 genome:
- a CDS encoding threonine/serine dehydratase produces the protein MIGIDEIREAAATIAGHVVRTPTVPSPGLSELLGVPVTTKLELLQRTGSFKARGATAKLLALTPAERAAGVVAVSGGNHGIALAHMAAALHTKATVVMSRSAPRRAIDRVEAAGASLRLTDGMAEAFALTERLRSEGLTLVHPFDDPLVIAGQGTVDLEFAADTEGADGPGALTDVLVSIGGGGLIAGVAAAFEALRPGVRVWGVETVGATAMTEALAAGGPVTVPLSSVVTTLSAPSVSRLTYDHATALVGDVLVVPDAEAVRGVLEFAEHAKVWTEPAAGCLLPAARQVLERVGDGARLGLVVCGGNATTADITDWAERFALR, from the coding sequence TCAGGGAAGCCGCCGCCACCATCGCCGGCCATGTCGTGCGGACGCCGACCGTCCCGAGCCCGGGGCTCTCCGAGCTGCTCGGTGTCCCCGTGACCACGAAGCTGGAACTGCTGCAGCGGACCGGCTCGTTCAAGGCGCGCGGCGCCACGGCGAAGCTGCTGGCGCTGACGCCCGCCGAGCGGGCGGCCGGCGTCGTCGCGGTCAGCGGCGGCAACCACGGCATCGCGCTGGCGCACATGGCCGCCGCGCTGCACACCAAGGCCACGGTCGTGATGTCCCGGTCCGCACCCCGGCGCGCCATCGACCGCGTCGAGGCGGCCGGCGCCTCGCTGCGGCTCACGGACGGCATGGCGGAGGCGTTCGCGCTGACCGAGCGGCTGCGCTCGGAGGGCCTCACCCTCGTCCACCCCTTCGACGACCCGCTGGTGATCGCCGGCCAGGGCACCGTCGACCTGGAGTTCGCCGCGGACACCGAGGGGGCGGACGGCCCCGGCGCGCTCACCGACGTACTCGTGAGCATCGGCGGCGGCGGCCTGATCGCCGGTGTCGCGGCGGCCTTCGAGGCCCTGCGTCCCGGCGTCCGCGTCTGGGGCGTGGAGACCGTCGGCGCGACGGCCATGACCGAGGCCCTCGCGGCCGGCGGCCCCGTCACGGTCCCCCTCTCCTCCGTCGTCACCACGCTCAGCGCACCCTCCGTCTCCCGGCTGACCTACGACCATGCGACCGCCCTCGTCGGGGACGTCCTCGTGGTCCCCGACGCGGAGGCGGTACGGGGCGTCCTGGAGTTCGCCGAGCACGCCAAGGTGTGGACGGAACCCGCCGCCGGATGCCTGCTGCCCGCGGCCCGGCAGGTGCTGGAGCGGGTCGGCGACGGCGCCCGGCTGGGCCTCGTGGTCTGCGGCGGCAACGCGACCACGGCCGACATCACGGACTGGGCAGAGCGGTTCGCACTGCGGTGA
- a CDS encoding 4-hydroxybenzoate 3-monooxygenase encodes MTSPTEHVPVVVVGAGPAGLTVGNILRAASVDCVVLETESREFIERRPRAGFLEEWAVRALERRGLAGRLVERAPVHTEFEFRFAGERRRFPYTEITGHHHYVYPQPLLVTDLVGQYADVRGGDIRFGVRDVELHDIDGERPSVSYVDPSSGERRLLHCEFVAGCDGARGVTRTAPPAGHATVARHDHGVGWLALLAEAPPSSDCVILGVHPRGFAGHMARGPEVTRYYLEVPAGDDPANWPDERVWSELHTRLAVPGTRPLTEGPLVEKRVLDMHNYVTEPMAYGRLYLAGDAAHLVAPIAAKGMNLALHDALLLADALIARLREGDDRGLRGYSQACLRRVWHYQEFSQWLAELLHGPSSGDAFRAGAATARLRRVLGSPAAASTFAELFIGKDTDH; translated from the coding sequence ATGACCTCCCCCACCGAGCACGTCCCCGTGGTCGTCGTCGGTGCCGGACCCGCCGGGCTGACCGTCGGCAACATCCTGCGGGCCGCCTCCGTGGACTGTGTGGTGCTGGAGACCGAGAGCCGGGAGTTCATCGAACGGCGGCCCCGGGCCGGGTTCCTGGAGGAGTGGGCGGTACGGGCGCTGGAGCGGCGCGGGCTGGCCGGGCGGCTGGTGGAACGGGCGCCGGTGCACACCGAGTTCGAGTTCCGCTTCGCGGGTGAGCGCCGGCGGTTCCCGTACACGGAGATCACCGGGCACCACCACTACGTGTATCCGCAGCCGTTGCTCGTGACGGACCTGGTCGGGCAGTACGCGGACGTCCGGGGCGGCGACATCCGCTTCGGCGTGCGGGACGTCGAGCTGCACGACATCGACGGCGAGCGCCCCTCGGTGTCGTACGTGGACCCGTCGAGCGGCGAACGGCGGCTGCTGCACTGCGAGTTCGTCGCGGGCTGCGACGGCGCGCGCGGTGTCACGCGGACCGCGCCGCCCGCCGGGCACGCCACGGTCGCCCGGCACGACCACGGCGTCGGATGGCTGGCGCTGCTCGCCGAGGCGCCGCCCTCGTCGGACTGCGTGATCCTCGGCGTCCATCCCCGGGGCTTCGCCGGGCACATGGCGCGCGGCCCGGAGGTCACCCGCTACTACCTGGAGGTCCCGGCGGGCGACGATCCGGCGAACTGGCCGGACGAGCGGGTCTGGTCCGAGCTGCACACCCGGCTGGCGGTGCCCGGCACCCGGCCGCTCACGGAGGGCCCGCTGGTCGAGAAGCGGGTGCTCGACATGCACAACTACGTCACCGAGCCGATGGCGTACGGCCGCCTCTACCTCGCGGGCGACGCGGCGCACCTCGTCGCGCCGATCGCCGCGAAGGGCATGAACCTCGCGCTGCACGACGCCCTGCTCCTCGCGGACGCCCTGATCGCCCGGCTGCGCGAGGGGGACGACCGTGGGCTGCGCGGGTACTCGCAGGCCTGTCTGCGGCGGGTCTGGCACTACCAGGAGTTCTCGCAGTGGCTGGCGGAGCTGCTGCACGGGCCGTCGTCCGGCGACGCGTTCCGGGCGGGTGCCGCGACCGCCCGGCTGCGTCGCGTCCTCGGCTCCCCCGCCGCCGCGTCCACCTTCGCGGAGCTGTTCATCGGCAAGGACACCGACCACTAG